In Thermococcus gorgonarius, the genomic window GGATCCTCGGCCCAGTAAAAGTTTGCAACCGTAAAGTATATAACTGAACACTTAGAAACAAATGTTCTGAAATGAACTTTAGATTAAACAAACGAACATATATGGTGAATGAGGTGAAGAACATGAAAATGAAAGCACTAGGTCTGGTTGCCATTTTGGTGGTTGCCCTAGTGGCAAGCGGTTGCATCAGCAGTGGTGGTGGAGAAAAAGTTACAATCTACACCGGTGGCACCAGTGGTGTCTATTTCCCACTTGGTTCAAAATACGCGGAGATACTCAATAAGAACGGCATTGAAGCTAAAGCAGTTACAAGTGGTGCGAGCGTTACCAACGCCAAGGCCATTGGGGAAGGAAAAGCTCAAGCTGCTATCCTTCAAAACGACATTGCCTATTATGCCTACCATGGGCTTTACATGTTCGAGGGGCAGGCTGTAAAGAACATACGTGGCGTTGCGGCACTCTACCCCGAGACAGTCCAGTTCGTCGTAAGGGCTGACAGCGACATAAAGAGTCTGCAGGATCTTAAAGGTAAGAAAGTCGCTATAGGTGCTCCCGGAAGTGGAACCGCGGTGGCCGCTGAGCAAATTCTTAAGGCCGCTGGCGTATGGGACAGCATACAGAAGGTCAACCAGAAGTTCAGTGAGGCAGCTCAGAGCCTTAAGCTTGGCCAGATAGATGCTGCCGTTATTGTGTCTGGTGCTCCAACGCCTGCAGTTAACCAGATAGCTGTACAGACCCCTGTCAGAGTTCTTCCAATTCCCGATGATATTCTCGACAAGCTTCACCAGCAGGGTTACATCTTCTACGTCAGGCAGGTACTTCCAAAGGACACGTACAACGGCATGACTGAGGACACCCCGACGGTTGCCGTTAAAGCCATTCTCGCTGTCAGTGCTGACCTCTCCGACGATCTTGTCTACAAAATGACCAAGCTTCTCTTTGATCCAGCTAACCTGGAGGAGCTCCACAATGTTCATGCTAAGACGAAGTTCATAAGTTTGGACACCGCTCTCGACGGTATGAGCATACCTCTCCACCCAGGAGCCATTAAATTCTACGAGGAGAAGGGCATAAATGTTCCAGACAACATCAAGCCGTGATAGGTGAGGTAATTGAGGAGACGTTTTCTTTTTTTAACGGCTCTCTTAGTTTTTTTAATATTGTCACTTACGCTCCCCAGAAAAGTCCTGATAATAAATGATGGCAAATTGGAGAAAATTTATCCCCTCGGGAGCCACTTGCTCGTTGTTGAGTACGTCCACAGCGTTGAGAGAAGCAGAGTAATCGAGATCCTGGAGGTCAATAAAAGCGGCATTTATGCCGTTGGGATGAAATGGCAAGACTTTGGTGCTGGCTTGCCCGAAGATTTCCAGAGGTGGAACGGGGAATGGTACGAGAAGAAAATCAGCATCCCCCTGGGGAAAAGCCTAGATTTCTGGTTTATTCCATTGAACCAGGCCAATATAAGCGTCGATGGGTCTCTAGCTCTAGCTCCTCGGTCTGATACACTGGTTAAGTTCGAAGTTAAATCTTGTCCCTTACTCTTGACGACTTTGAGGAGGTGCTGAAAATGGGTGAAGAACTCCCCAAGCTGGAAAAAGCCAAGGAAGTGGTCATAGAACGTGTAAGAACCCTCCCCCCTATGCTTGAGAACGTTGTTAAGTTAGCTGCTATACTCATAGGTATATACGAAATACTGTTCATTTTCAACTTTAATTATACCCTGTACGACATGTTCCAGAAAATAGGCATTAAGATTGGTATTCTCCAAGTTACCTTCCAGACGAAGCAGGGTGAAGCGTTCGTTCTGGCCATGATCCTGATAATAACCTATTTGCTGTACCCCGTAAGGCGCAAGGAAAAGTACCTCCAAAAAGTTCAGTGGTACGATTACATTTTGGCTATCCTTGGTGCCATCTCAGCTCTGTATCTCTTCGTTGTTTACCAGAGGTACGCTGAGTTCGCTGAGGTCTACCCGAGGGATGTTATCTTTGGAATACTAGCAATAATCCTCGTTCTTGAAGCAACCAGACGGGTTCTGGGCTGGGTTCTACCCACTGTTGTCGTGGTGTTTCTTCTATACGGTATCTACAACATAAACTTTGATTGGATCCGCTTTACCCAGCAGCTTTACTTTGATGAGGGAATATTCGGGATTCCCTTCTTTGTTATGACTATCTATGTTTTTGCCTTTGTGTTCTTTGGTGCCTTCTTGCTTAAGATCGGGATAAGTGATTACATAACCGAATTTATGATAACCCTCTTTGGTTCTAGACCCGGGGGTCCGGCCAAGGCTGCAGTGATATCAAGTGGTCTCATGGGTACTGTAAGTGGATCAAGCGTTGCAAACGTTCTCACCACGGGCACCTTTACGATCCCATTGATGAAAAAAGCAGGTTATCCTCCTGAGATAGCCGGTGCCGTTGAACCCGTTGCATCGACTGGAGGTCAGCTTATGCCTCCGATTATGGGTGCGGCAGCGTTTATTATGGCCGAGTTCTTGGGGGTTCCCTACAACAAGATCATCATTGCAGCCGTTATTCCCGCTCTAGTATACTACGCCGGAGTTTATCTGTTCATTGACCTCGAGACCAAAAGACTGGGCCTGAAGGGGATGCCACGCGAATACTTCACTGGACTCGAATATTTTCTTAGAAAACTTTACATACTGCTGCCCATAGTTGTCATCACTATCGCCTTAGTCTGGGGGATTCCACCCCATATCTCTGCAGTGTCCTCCCTAGGCGTTGCCATCTGGGTTGCTTGGATCTCAAGAGACGAGATACCAGGTCACGAGGGTCTGTACGTTTTGATAGTCCTTATAGCAACGGCACTCATGTTCACGGGCGCTTCAATCTCCACCGCCGTCTCCGGGATCATGATTCTCATGTTCTTTGGTCTCATGGCAATGGCTTTCCTTACCGACGGGGTGGAGTTCAACGAGAAGTTTTACATCACCTCGCTTTTCCTTCTCTTCATAGCTTTGACCAAATACATAGGGATGACGAAGGAGCAAATACTCTTATTGAGCGGTGTTTTTGGAATAATCTTTTCCCTTATCGTCGGCTGGTACTCCAAGAGCGAAAGTGGAAGAGCCATGTATTCGGCCACGTACGAATCCATGATCGACGCAGGAAAGACCAGTACTAGTGTAATGCTTGCAGCTGCCAGCGCTGGCTTAATACAGGGAGTTCTGACAATGACGGGTCTGGTAACTAGTCTTGGTTATCGCCTCGTGGATTTAACGGCCGGTAACCTCTGGCTCCTCTTGATGCTAACTATGATCTTCAGTCTTATCCTTGGA contains:
- a CDS encoding TAXI family TRAP transporter solute-binding subunit, coding for MKMKALGLVAILVVALVASGCISSGGGEKVTIYTGGTSGVYFPLGSKYAEILNKNGIEAKAVTSGASVTNAKAIGEGKAQAAILQNDIAYYAYHGLYMFEGQAVKNIRGVAALYPETVQFVVRADSDIKSLQDLKGKKVAIGAPGSGTAVAAEQILKAAGVWDSIQKVNQKFSEAAQSLKLGQIDAAVIVSGAPTPAVNQIAVQTPVRVLPIPDDILDKLHQQGYIFYVRQVLPKDTYNGMTEDTPTVAVKAILAVSADLSDDLVYKMTKLLFDPANLEELHNVHAKTKFISLDTALDGMSIPLHPGAIKFYEEKGINVPDNIKP
- a CDS encoding DUF1850 domain-containing protein, which gives rise to MRRRFLFLTALLVFLILSLTLPRKVLIINDGKLEKIYPLGSHLLVVEYVHSVERSRVIEILEVNKSGIYAVGMKWQDFGAGLPEDFQRWNGEWYEKKISIPLGKSLDFWFIPLNQANISVDGSLALAPRSDTLVKFEVKSCPLLLTTLRRC
- a CDS encoding TRAP transporter permease codes for the protein MGEELPKLEKAKEVVIERVRTLPPMLENVVKLAAILIGIYEILFIFNFNYTLYDMFQKIGIKIGILQVTFQTKQGEAFVLAMILIITYLLYPVRRKEKYLQKVQWYDYILAILGAISALYLFVVYQRYAEFAEVYPRDVIFGILAIILVLEATRRVLGWVLPTVVVVFLLYGIYNINFDWIRFTQQLYFDEGIFGIPFFVMTIYVFAFVFFGAFLLKIGISDYITEFMITLFGSRPGGPAKAAVISSGLMGTVSGSSVANVLTTGTFTIPLMKKAGYPPEIAGAVEPVASTGGQLMPPIMGAAAFIMAEFLGVPYNKIIIAAVIPALVYYAGVYLFIDLETKRLGLKGMPREYFTGLEYFLRKLYILLPIVVITIALVWGIPPHISAVSSLGVAIWVAWISRDEIPGHEGLYVLIVLIATALMFTGASISTAVSGIMILMFFGLMAMAFLTDGVEFNEKFYITSLFLLFIALTKYIGMTKEQILLLSGVFGIIFSLIVGWYSKSESGRAMYSATYESMIDAGKTSTSVMLAAASAGLIQGVLTMTGLVTSLGYRLVDLTAGNLWLLLMLTMIFSLILGMGVPTTANYIITSLVAAPAIFNAVQGLHPYSDPVPGFSTPIALLAAHFFVFYFGILADVTPPVALASYAGSALAGGDFWKTAMNAVKYALAGYIGPYIYFTHPEMFLITVKHWTAVTALQVLYDLGATLVVMYLLAVALTGWFGKQLRREVRSLAGILGLASATLNPVLVGAGFVFILAFKFLVDKS